Proteins found in one Aspergillus puulaauensis MK2 DNA, chromosome 8, nearly complete sequence genomic segment:
- the RPO41 gene encoding DNA-directed RNA polymerase (COG:K;~EggNog:ENOG410PJAJ;~InterPro:IPR002092,IPR037159,IPR029262,IPR043502;~PFAM:PF14700,PF00940;~go_function: GO:0003677 - DNA binding [Evidence IEA];~go_function: GO:0003899 - DNA-directed 5'-3' RNA polymerase activity [Evidence IEA];~go_process: GO:0006351 - transcription, DNA-templated [Evidence IEA]) — MLSQLARQRNVVSQLRLLKGRSLLQSSAKLRHHSQTSRINALQTSANNHSPDTRRRRSSFQSSRNLATAADPVLDHQSLSSDLHAEQQWSSLFPSIPETFDASSLVIVDDQLQTSPRVFRKIRGVGGDEDEMMSNLDLSLKVAQFDRASNLINRLREYHPIGSPGYLNLHNRLLQAMVTHIVHTGDKSLVQQMQRWFEVDMPYGGVEGDATTYAIMIRMALRSFYGPKRERAVRRYWQFAKQAHVEEELLAVPVLEERELGELSQICAADLRQVAIDSMGLSTGGMTTENGPAPTEARPFEEAAEVKPVPQKGLGLSSLKDSIALFSNDPLPRKVGVTDIESKELYQQRRQQQLEADVMQSALHRWRKENETIQQAKPDAKIGGKHLSPIITRWHADLVSRIQEELNFIKEAEANPIVTNEQKERCEYGVYLRTLEPEKLAALTILTTMGVLVRNGLEKGIKLAPLAVSLGHDFYDEMMSDKLLQAKKRSENNLQRFQMLKKMLSGRKEKDSRNKWNHLLRNMEKEEPDIVWSTSLRAKLGAVLLSLLYEVAKVPVAGEMDKTAKDQKRKITMQPGFQHSYQIHWGRRSGYIHVHPELVKVITREPVSDLLGRHLPMISKPRQWTGYKDGAYYLHQNRIVRTTPGEALQPTYVKAALENNGLESIRQGLDILGGTGWVINRDVFNVMLEAWNGGKPIADLAPAEPDLPYPPKPSPEEGYEAEKKWNILVRDIENQRSSYHSQRCFQNFQLEVARAYLNETFYLPHNMDFRGRAYPLPPYLNQMGADNARGLLLFSEAKQLGQNGLRWLKVQIANLSGFDKASLSEREQFAMDHLDDVLDSANNGLHGRRWWLKAEDPWQCLAACCELRNALQLPNPAEYASRLPIHQDGSCNGLQHYAALGGDKIGAQQVNLEPSDRPSDVYSGVAEFVKETVAREAAQGNATAKMLDGRITRKVVKQTVMTNVYGVTFIGAMKQVQKQLVDHYPDLSSEQKRIGALYIARKIFEALGTMFNGAHDIQYWLGDCASRITQSIPPEQIEAIAKQLMTPNRRGSKALSTTEQNNPNSHFRSTVIWTTPLGLPVVQPYRSRVSRRVNTFFQGLNIVERDSNFVVSKRKQLQAFPPNFIHSLDATHMMLSASACHQSGLTFSAVHDSFWTHASDVDSMNQILREAFVKMHSDDVIKRLSSEFNVRYGRNMFYAKVPAVSKVGKAVAAFRKRNKKRNSRMHELFDEHKRQKLLNSDDPELQAQGRAMETAASVFEQVGGTDSDLSIHNSLGETAVGHVPEDVEAAEKKLAGLETDGSDPAIASLLGNDFHGDLESKVDVAEEGAEAEEGVKAEAPKKKKSRQAQHVWLWMPLRFREVPKKGEWDLSRIRESKYFFS; from the exons ATGTTGTCCCAACTTGCCCGACAACGAAATGTTGTCTCTCAGCTTCGGCTTTTGAAAGGACGCTCTCTACTGCAATCATCGGCCAAATTACGCCATCATTCCCAGACGAGTCGGATCAACGCACTGCAAACTTCAGCAAATAATCATTCTCCAGACACTCGCCGACGTAGGTCCTCTTTCCAGTCAAGCCGCAATCTTGCCACCGCCGCCGACCCCGTACTGGACCACCAATCCCTCTCTTCCGATCTACACGCAGAGCAGCAATGGAGCTCTCTGTTCCCTTCTATCCCCGAGACCTTCGATGCATCGTCCCTTGTAATTGTGGACGATCAGTTACAGACAAGCCCAAGGGTCTTCAGGAAGATCAGAGGTgttggcggcgatgaggatgaaatgATGTCCAACCTGGATCTGTCGCTTAAGGTTGCCCAGTTCGACCGCGCTTCGAATCTGATTAATCGACTACGGGAATATCACCCTATCGGTTCTCCGGGTTATCTTAACCTGCACAACAGGCTACTCCAGGCCATGGTTACTCATATTGTTCACACCGGCGACAAATCGCTGgtgcagcagatgcagagaTGGTTTGAAGTGGACATGCCTTATGGTGGAGTTGAGGGAGATGCGACGACCTACGCGATCATGATTCGGATGGCCTTACGTTCGTTTTACGGCCCCAAGCGGGAGCGAGCTGTTCGCCGGTATTGGCAATTCGCGAAACAAGCCCATGTCGAAGAAGAATTATTAGCGGTGCCTGTTCTCGAAGAGCGTGAGCTCGGCGAACTCTCCCAG ATTTGCGCTGCCGATCTCAGGCAAGTTGCTATCGACAGCATGGGTTTATCGACTGGAGGTATGACGACTGAGAATGGGCCTGCGCCAACAGAGGCCAGACCATTCGAGGAAGCGGCAGAAGTTAAACCCGTCCCACAGAAAGGACTTGGTCTTTCCTCTCTAAAGGATTCAATCGCGCTATTCTCGAATGACCCTCTCCCTAGAAAAGTTGGTGTCACGGATATTGAAAGCAAGGAGCTATACCAGCAACGCCGGCAACAACAACTCGAAGCGGACGTCATGCAGTCGGCCCTGCATCGTTGGCGAAAAGAGAATGAGACAATCCAGCAGGCGAAGCCCGACGCTAAGATAGGCGGAAAGCATCTATCACCGATAATTACTCGGTGGCATGCGGATCTTGTGTCTAGGATTCAGGAGGAACTGAATTTTATTAAGGAAGCAGAGGCGAACCCCATCGTCACTAACGAACAAAAAGAACGATGCGAATACGGCGTTTACCTGCGCACCCTTGAACCGGAAAAACTCGCAGCTTTGACGATTCTGACGACCATGGGTGTTCTCGTTCGCAATGGGTTGGAAAAGGGGATCAAGCTTGCGCCGCTTGCAGTCTCTCTCGGACATGACTTTTACGATGAGATGATGTCCGACAAGCTTCTGCAGGCCAAGAAAAGGTCTGAGAATAATCTACAGCGTTTTCAGATGCTTAAGAAAATGCTTTCTGGGCGCAAAGAGAAAGACAGCAGAAACAAGTGGAACCACCTGCTTCGGAACATGGAGAAAGAAGAGCCTGACATTGTCTGGTCAACATCCCTCAGGGCGAAGCTTGGAGCTGTTTTGTTGAGTCTTCTTTACGAGGTTGCTAAGGTCCCTGTCGCTGGTGAAATGGACAAGACGGCAAAGGATCAGAAACGGAAGATAACCATGCAGCCCGGATTCCAACATTCGTACCAAATCCACTGGGGCAGGCGTAGCGGTTATATCCATGTTCACCCGGAGCTGGTCAAAGTCATCACGAGGGAGCCGGTCTCAGATTTGCTGGGTCGTCATCTGCCCATGATCTCCAAACCGAGACAGTGGACAGGCTACAAAGACGGCGCTTATTATCTGCACCAGAATCGCATAGTCCGCACCACGCCAGGCGAGGCTTTGCAACCGACGTACGTGAAGGCGGCACTCGAGAACAACGGCCTGGAGAGTATACGCCAGGGTCTGGACATTCTCGGTGGCACAGGCTGGGTCATCAACCGCGACGTTTTCAATGTTATGCTCGAGGCATGGAATGGTGGCAAACCTATCGCTGATCTCGCACCGGCCGAGCCAGATTTGCCCTATCCGCCAAAACCATCACCCGAGGAGGGCTACGAAGCTGAGAAGAAGTGGAACATCCTTGTGCGCGACATTGAAAACCAAAGGAGTAGTTACCATTCTCAGCGGTGCTTCCAGAACTTCCAACTGGAAGTGGCACGTGCGTATTTGAACGAAACTTTCTATCTTCCTCACAATATGGATTTCCGCGGTAGAGCGTATCCGCTTCCTCCCTATCTCAACCAGATGGGCGCCGATAACGCACGtggccttctcctcttcagcGAGGCCAAACAACTAGGACAAAATGGCCTGAGGTGGTTGAAGGTCCAGATTGCAAATCTTTCTGGATTTGACAAAGCTAGCCTCTCCGAGCGTGAACAGTTTGCTATGGATCACCTGGACGATGTGCTTGATTCCGCTAACAACGGCCTCCATGGCCGGCGTTGGTGGCTGAAAGCCGAAGATCCCTGGCAATGCCTGGCTGCCTGCTGTGAGCTCCGAAATGCCCTCCAGCTTCCGAACCCCGCCGAATATGCGTCACGTTTGCCCATTCACCAGGATGGCTCTTGCAACGGCCTACAGCATTATGCTGCCCTCGGTGGTGACAAAATCGGTGCACAGCAGGTCAACCTTGAGCCCTCCGATCGCCCATCAGATGTATATTCCGGTGTTGCGGAATTCGTCAAAGAAACTGTTGCCCGAGAAGCGGCACAGGGCAACGCTACTGCGAAGATGCTGGATGGAAGGATTACTCGCAAGGTTGTCAAACAGACAGTCATGACCAACGTTTACGGTGTTACTTTTATCGGTGCCATGAAGCAAGTTCAAAAACAGCTGGTGGATCACTACCCCGACCTTTCTAGTGAGCAAAAGAGGATCGGCGCCTTGTACATTGCTAGGAAGATTTTCGAAGCCCTTGGCACAATGTTCAACGGAGCCCATGACATCCAATACTGGCTCGGCGACTGTGCCAGCCGCATTACGCAGTCCATTCCTCCGGAACAAATCGAAGCCATAGCCAAACAGCTTATGACCCCGAATAGGCGCGGCAGCAAGGCCCTCAGCACGACGGAGCAAAATAACCCGAACTCTCACTTCCGCTCAACAGTTATCTGGACAACGCCTCTGGGTCTGCCCGTTGTGCAGCCGTATCGGTCTCGGGTATCACGCCGTGTCAACACATTTTTCCAGGGTCTGAACATTGTTGAACGCGACTCCAACTTTGTTGTTTCCAAGCGGAAGCAGCTGCAGGCATTCCCTCCCAACTTTATCCATTCGCTTGATGCCACCCATATGATGTTGTCCGCCTCTGCCTGTCACCAATCTGGTCTTACATTCTCCGCCGTGCACGACTCGTTCTGGACCCACGCCTCTGATGTCGACTCGATGAACCAGATTCTCCGTGAGGCATTTGTCAAGATGCACTCTGATGATGTGATCAAGAGGCTGTCATCCGAATTCAACGTGCGATATGGCCGCAACATGTTTTACGCAAAGGTGCCGGCGGTAAGCAAAGTCGGGAAAGCGGTTGCTGCCTTCCGaaagagaaacaagaagagaaactcAAGAATGCATGAGCTTTTTGACGAGCACAAGCGGCAGAAATTGCTGAACTCGGACGACCCTGAACTACAGGCCCAAGGTCGTGCGATGGAGACAGCGGCGAGTGTTTTCGAACAAGTTGGTGGAACAGACAGTGATCTATCCATCCACAACTCTCTCGGTGAAACAGCTGTTGGACACGTCCCCGAGGATgtggaggctgcggagaagaaactcGCGGGCCTAGAGACCGACGGATCGGACCCGGCGATCGCCAGTCTTCTCGGGAACGATTTCCACGGAGACTTGGAGTCGAAGGTCGACGTGGCGGAGGAAGGGGCCgaagcggaggagggagtgaAAGCGGAAGCGcccaagaaaaagaagtcgCGCCAGGCTCAGCACGTTTGGCTGTGGATGCCCCTTCGGTTCCGCGAGGTGCCGAAGAAGGGCGAGTGGGATCTGTCGCGGATCCGCGAGAGCAAATATTTCTTCTCTTAA
- a CDS encoding uncharacterized protein (COG:S;~EggNog:ENOG410PQ1V;~InterPro:IPR006886;~go_component: GO:0005634 - nucleus [Evidence IEA];~go_process: GO:0006351 - transcription, DNA-templated [Evidence IEA]) has protein sequence MSQPRTATPPSNPPRTTAEPGTTTATSSEEDPVIASYDIYLTNSDISRYVLQYLDRPAGHAYDETNGQKPTSLRLKRDTGLVEVDVPINTRLNYDIGKGVKYGDALKKSKSAREGGAYGMAGGFSVSGQQGGGQGQGKVKAEDMKAEEGVMGMAPGDQTPLLKVQTLGGRIKTPEDGDPVYMLAAFRGSKLHLSPVTAVVQLHPQLHHLDAMDEMPKGRSGKGRKEGEEERPEADARAVDVKVKGAEDRDVTVPGNLDLLKRMQDERWKGYDWVDAENEESWQIYDNYMMHQDVEELPQLESAINGEDYLEKMSAPRIDPARPELTGWAMKQNRMKQRATESSGSSTEEG, from the exons ATGTCACAACCACGAACCGCAACACCCCCCTCCAACCCACCCCGAACAACAGCAGAGCCCGGCACGaccaccgccacctcctCAGAAGAAGACCCCGTCATCGCCTCCTACGACATCTACCTCACAAACTCCGACATCAGCCGGTACGTCCTGCAATACCTCGACCGTCCAGCAGGGCACGCATACGACGAAACAAACGGGCAGAAACCCACGTCTTTGCGTCTGAAGCGCGATACGGGcctggtcgaggtcgacgtgCCGATTAACACGCGGCTGAACTATGATATTGGGAAGGGTGTCAAGTACGGGGatgcgttgaagaagagtaaAAGTGCGCGCGAGGGCGGGGCGTATGGTATGGCTGGTGGATTTAGCGTTAGTGGGCAGCAGGGAGGCGGACAGGGACAGGGGAAGGTTAAGGCAGAGGATATGAAGGCGGAGGAAggggtgatggggatggcgCCTGGGGATCAGACGCCGTTGTTGAAGGTGCAGACTCTGGGTGGACGGATTAAGACGCCTGAGGATGGGGATCCGGTTTATATGCTTGCTGCGTTTCGGGGGA GTAAGCTACATCTTTCTCCGGTTACGGCGGTTGTACAGTTGCATCCACAGCTTCATCATCTCGATGCGATGGATGAGATGCCGAAGGGACGGTCTGGGAAAGGTCGaaaagagggcgaggaagagcggCCCGAGGCGGACGCTAGAGCCGTTGATGTCAAGGTTAAGGGCGCGGAGGATAGGGATGTCACGGTGCCGGGAAATCTTGACCTCTTGAAGAGGATGCAGGATGAGCGGTGGAAGGGCTACGACTGGGTTGATGCCGAG AACGAGGAATCGTGGCAAATATACGACAATTACATGATGCACCAGGATGTGGAAGAGCTGCCGCAGCTTGAATCTGCGATCAACGGCGAGGACTATCTCGAGAAGATGAGCGCGCCGCGGATCGACCCGGCGCGGCCGGAGTTGACTGGGTGGGCAATGAAGCAGAACCGGATGAAGCAGAGGGCTACAGAATCATCGGGAAGCAGCACTGAGGAGGGCTAG
- a CDS encoding sulfite reductase (NADPH) subunit beta (BUSCO:EOG0926047G;~COG:P;~EggNog:ENOG410PFG9;~InterPro:IPR029061,IPR002880,IPR005117,IPR001094, IPR006066,IPR006067,IPR029039,IPR036136,IPR008254, IPR009014;~PFAM:PF01077,PF00258,PF03460;~go_function: GO:0003824 - catalytic activity [Evidence IEA];~go_function: GO:0010181 - FMN binding [Evidence IEA];~go_function: GO:0016491 - oxidoreductase activity [Evidence IEA];~go_function: GO:0020037 - heme binding [Evidence IEA];~go_function: GO:0051536 - iron-sulfur cluster binding [Evidence IEA];~go_process: GO:0055114 - oxidation-reduction process [Evidence IEA]) translates to MAPIATAGEAVARIAYQASEVVLSVQPSLQSDSWFSQTLKNLRATGSRSVIPEGVPEVVSVRYNEDPLLSAFHPLKTGKFVSAVTSSSVLLTSIPHLYRLANSPVVLHVALEPYPFPDYSAISSIRQCGFTFLHSETLQEAQDIALTAHALARKSGKGVIHFFDPANSANDEPIEQENANAFKSLLDLGSGAVSHSEGHGVETLYTDSGRIATVSDETVEAPAAVGEGAATPQQPSQTPSSRSVANSSVGSSVRDSSVDSRATSSAATTVDGSVRPVSAADIFAWTNQIWKVLSETVGRNYRAIEYTGPSDAKEAIFVFGSTGVFVDVLGKEDVPAELANIGLITARLYRPWVGSEISQSIPQSVEKIAVLEQVRKTTRWGPSFMDLLSSLTPASAGGRSPQIVGYRLGYVEPSTASQALRGIVQNLSSDSPIQNLEIGSSKVPTLQAALEQPRIENAYLKILNQLFGERLYLANQLGSKNAGISSTIAASPEYGFGSLIARKEHRKRFVREVEDASKSNSFATEVVKKWLADWAINATDAIKANKLAPDVISRLGNDGSTLSKQLLDSKKLFYNESQWLIGSDAWSYDLGNSGVHHVLASGADVNMLVIDSQPYSERAAADPSRRKKDIGLYAMNFGNAYVASVAVYGSYTQVLQAMAEAEQFKGPSIVVAYLPYNQENDSALTVLQETKKAIDLGYWPLYRWNPANEDQGEPKFALDSERVKRELEEFLRRDNQLTQLMNRQPKYSPVLSESYGTEVRSLQKRKAKDSYEKLLEGLFGAPLTILFASDNGNAATLAKRLANRGRARGLKSIVMAMEDYPLEDLSTEENIVFISSVAGQGEFPQNGRALWEFVKNSGDLDLSTINYSVFGLGDSHYWPRKEDKIYYNKPAKDLDARIAFLGGRKLTDIGLGDDQDPDAFQTGYSEWEPRLWQAMGVDKVEGLPEEPAPLTNEDIKIQSNFLRGTIAEGLLDESTAAISASDQQLTKFHGTYMQDDRDLRDERKAQGLEPAYSFMIRCRLPGGVATPSQWLQMDAISSSHGNETMKLTTRQTFQFHGVVKRNLRGAMRAINKALMTTIAACGDVNRNVMCSSLPELSYYHREVHAVSQKISDHLLPSTTAYHEIWLKDEDDKKVQVAGDAIVDNEPLYGPTYLPRKFKITIAIPPHNDTDVYAHDIGLIAIKGADGHLEGFNVLAGGGMGSTHNNKKTYPQTGRMFGYVPADQTHIVCEKIMLVQRDYGDRKNRKHARLKYTIDDMGVESYKEKVEALLPGNLRFEEPRPFKFASNIDTFGWQKDEKGLNHFTFFIENGRIEDTSEFRMRTGLRELAELDKGEFRLTGNQHLILSNVKDEDLPAIKELMAKYKLDNTAFSGLRLSSSACVAFPTCGLAMAESERYLPVLISKLESTLEEAGLARDSIVMRMTGCPNGCARPWLAEVAFVGKAYGAYNMYLGGGYHGQRLNKLYRSSIKEDEILDIMKPLLRRYALERNTDGEEPERFGDWLIRAGVINATTDGTNFHEGVAEEDEEEE, encoded by the exons ATGGCTCCTATTGCAACTGCTGGCGAGGCCG TGGCGAGAATCGCCTACCAAGCCAGTGAGGTCGTCCTCTCCGTCCAGCCATCACTTCAGAGTGATTCCTGGTTCTCTCAGACCTTGAAGAACCTGAGGGCTACCGGGTCCCGTAGCGTCATTCCTGAGGGTGTACCAGAG GTTGTCTCTGTTCGGTACAATGAAGACCCTCTCCTCTCTGCCTTCCACCCTCTAAAGACCGGCAAATTCGTCTCTGCTGTGACAAGCTCGTCCGTTCTTCTTACCTCAATCCCTCACCTCTACCGCCTCGCGAACTCCCCCGTCGTTCTCCACGTCGCTTTGGAACCCTACCCCTTCCCAGACTACTCCGCCATCAGCTCCATCCGGCAATGCGGCTTCACATTCTTGCACTCTGAGACTCTTCAAGAGGCCCAGGACATTGCGCTCACTGCGCATGCTTTGGCTCGCAAATCCGGGAAGGGTGTCATCCACTTCTTCGACCCCGCCAACTCGGCCAACGATGAGCCCATCGAGCAGGAGAACGCAAATGCCTTCAAGTCGCTTCTAGACCTGGGCTCTGGTGCTGTCTCACACTCAGAGGGACATGGTGTGGAGACTCTGTACACAGACAGTGGCCGCATTGCTACAGTGTCTGATGAGACCGTGGAAGCCCCAGCTGCTGTCGGTGAGGGAGCTGCCACTCCTCAGCAGCCCTCCCAGACGCCCTCCAGCCGCAGCGTGGCCAACTCGTCGGTTGGTTCTTCAGTTCGTGATAGCAGTGTTGACAGCCGTGCAACTAGCTCAGCCGCTACCACCGTGGATGGCTCTGTGCGTCCTGTGAGTGCTGCTGATATCTTTGCGTGGACCAACCAGATCTGGAAAGTGTTGTCGGAGACCGTCGGCCGTAACTACCGCGCTATCGAGTACACTGGCCCGTCTGATGCCAAGGAAGCCATCTTTGTGTTCGGTTCGACTGGCGTGTTTGTCGATGTTCTCGGAAAGGAGGATGTCCCTGCCGAACTAGCCAACATCGGTTTGATCACTGCCCGCCTTTATCGTCCTTGGGTTGGCTCCGAGATTTCGCAATCCATTCCCCAGTCAGTCGAGAAGATTGCTGTTCTGGAGCAAGTCCGCAAGACTACGAGATGGGGTCCCTCGTTCATGGACCTCCTGTCCAGTCTGACACCCGCCTCCGCTGGCGGACGTAGCCCCCAAATTGTTGGCTACAGACTCGGCTACGTTGAGCCTTCGACTGCCTCCCAGGCTCTTCGTGGAATTGTCCAAAACTTGAGCTCTGATTCCCCTATCCAGAACCTTGAGATTGGCAGCTCCAAGGTCCCTACTCTTCAGGCCGCTCTTGAACAGCCCCGTATTGAGAACGCGTACCTGAAGATCCTGAACCAGCTCTTCGGCGAGCGGTTATACCTTGCCAACCAGCTGGGCTCGAAGAACGCCGGCATTTCCTCCACGATTGCAGCAAGCCCCGAGTACGGTTTCGGTTCATTGATCGCCAGGAAGGAACACCGCAAGCGTTTCGTCCGTGAAGTTGAGGATGCGTCCAAGTCCAACAGCTTTGCCACCGAGGTGGTCAAGAAGTGGCTCGCAGACTGGGCTATCAATGCTACGGATGCTATCAAGGCCAACAAGTTGGCTCCTGATGTCATTTCCCGCCTCGGCAACGATGGCTCTACTCTCTCCAAACAGCTCTTGGACTCCAAGAAGCTCTTTTACAACGAGTCTCAATGGTTGATTGGTTCTGATGCCTGGTCTTACGATCTTGGAAACTCCGGTGTCCACCACGTGCTTGCCTCCGGAGCGGATGTCAACATGCTCGTCATTGACTCTCAGCCCTACTCCGAGcgtgccgccgccgacccCAGTCGCAGAAAGAAGGATATTGGATTATACGCTATGAACTTCGGCAACGCGTACGTCGCCTCCGTTGCTGTGTACGGCTCCTACACTCAGGTTCTCCAGGCTATGGCCGAGGCCGAGCAGTTCAAGGGTCCTTCCATCGTTGTCGCTTATCTCCCGTACAACCAGGAGAACGACTCTGCCCTCACTGTTCTTCaggagaccaagaaggccatCGACCTTGGTTACTGGCCCCTGTACCGCTGGAACCCGGCCAACGAGGACCAGGGTGAGCCCAAGTTCGCTCTGGACTCCGAGCGCGTCAAGCGTGAGCTTGAGGAGTTTCTTCGCCGGGACAACCAGCTTACTCAACTCATGAACCGTCAGCCCAAGTACTCTCCCGTTCTCTCTGAGTCTTACGGCACTGAAGTTCGCTCGCTCCAAAAGCGCAAGGCCAAGGACTCCTACGAGAAGCTGCTTGAGGGTCTTTTCGGTGCTCCTCTGACCATCCTATTCGCCTCTGACAACGGTAATGCCGCGACATTGGCGAAGCGTCTGGCAAACCGTGGCCGTGCACGTGGTCTGAAGAGCATtgtcatggccatggaagaCTACCCTCTTGAAGACCTCTCGACCGAGGAGAACATTGTCTTCATCTCCAGTGTCGCTGGTCAGGGAGAGTTCCCCCAGAACGGTCGTGCCCTGTGGGAGTTCGTGAAGAACTCTGGTGACCTCGACTTGTCTACCATCAACTACTCCGTTTTCGGTCTCGGTGACAGCCACTACTGGCCCCGCAAGGAGGACAAGATCTACTACAACAAGCCGGCTAAGGATCTTGATGCTCGcatcgccttcctcggtGGACGTAAATTAACGGACATTGGTCTTGGTGATGACCAGGACCCCGACGCTTTCCAGACCGGCTATTCCGAGTGGGAGCCCCGTCTCTGGCAGGCTATGGGTGTCGACAAGGTCGAGGGTCTCCCTGAGGAGCCCGCCCCCTTGACCAACGAGGACATCAAGATCCAGTCCAACTTCCTGCGTGGTACTATTGCTGAGGGTCTGCTTGACGAGAGCACCGCGGCTATCTCTGCCAGCGATCAGCAGCTCACCAAGTTCCACGGTACTTATATGCAAGATGACCGTGACCTCCGTGATGAGCGCAAGGCCCAGGGTCTTGAGCCCGCCTACAGCTTCATGATCCGTTGCCGTCTTCCCGGTGGTGTCGCTACCCCATCTCAATGGTTGCAGATGGACGCCATCAGCAGCTCTCACGGTAATGAGACGATGAAGCTCACAACCCGTCAGACCTTCCAGTTCCACGGTGTTGTCAAGCGCAACCTCCGTGGCGCGATGCGTGCTATTAACAAGGCTCTTATGACCACCATTGCCGCCTGCGGTGATGTCAACCGTAACGTCATGTGCAGTTCTCTCCCTGAGCTTTCTTACTACCACCGCGAGGTGCACGCCGTTTCCCAGAAGATCAGCGACCACCTTCTGCCTTCCACAACTGCTTACCACGAGATTTGGCTcaaggacgaagatgacaaGAAGGTCCAGGTCGCGGGTGATGCCATTGTTGACAACGAGCCTTTGTATGGACCTACGTACCTTCCTCGAAAGTTCAAGATTACTATCGCCATTCCCCCTCACAACGATACCGATGTCTACGCGCACGATATCGGTTTGATCGCCATCAAGGGCGCCGATGGGCACTTGGAGGGTTTCAACGTTCtcgctggtggtggtatgGGTAGCACTCACAACAACAAGAAAACGTACCCCCAGACCGGCCGCATGTTCGGTTACGTGCCAGCTGATCAAACCCACATTGTTTGTGAGAAGATTATGCTCGTCCAGCGCGACTACGGTGACCGTAAGAACCGTAAGCACGCTCGTCTGAAGTACACCATTGATGACATGGGCGTCGAGTCCTacaaggagaaggtcgaggctCTCCTTCCTGGCAACCTGCGCTTCGAGGAGCCCCGTCCTTTCAAGTTCGCCTCCAACATCGATACCTTCGGCTGGcagaaggatgagaagggtCTCAACcacttcaccttcttcatcgagAACGGCCGTATCGAAGACACTTCCGAGTTCCGCATGCGCACCGGTCTCCGCGAGCTTGCGGAGCTCGACAAGGGCGAGTTCCGTCTCACCGGTAACCAGCACttgatcctctccaacgTCAAGGACGAAGATCTCCCCGCTATCAAGGAACTGATGGCCAAGTACAAGCTCGACAACACCGCCTTCAGCGGTCTCCGTCTGTCATCGTCAGCCTGTGTTGCTTTCCCCACTTGCGGTCTCGCCATGGCCGAATCCGAGCGCTACCTTCCCGTCTTGATCTCGAAGCTCGAGTCAACCCTTGAGGAGGCAGGTCTCGCGCGCGACAGCATCGTCATGCGTATGACTGGTTGCCCCAACGGTTGCGCCCGACCGTGGCTCGCCGAAGTCGCCTTCGTCGGTAAGGCGTATGGCGCCTACAACATGTACTTAGGTGGCGGTTACCACGGACAGCGTCTGAACAAGCTGTACCGCTCTTCCAtcaaggaggatgagataCTCGACATCATGAAGCCGCTACTTAGGCGCTACGCTCTTGAGCGCAACACCGACGGCGAGGAGCCCGAACGATTCGGTGACTGGCTCATCCGTGCTGGTGTCATCAACGCGACTACCGATGGAACCAACTTCCATGAAGGA GTtgccgaggaagacgaagaagaggagtaG